In Bufo gargarizans isolate SCDJY-AF-19 chromosome 6, ASM1485885v1, whole genome shotgun sequence, a single genomic region encodes these proteins:
- the LOC122941250 gene encoding C3a anaphylatoxin chemotactic receptor-like has protein sequence MFNGSDENLVPAVSHFHNQETVFTTLVYVITFLVGVPGNILVLWVTGVKMKKTVNMVWFWNLAVADIMCCLSLPLSTVQLYYKEWLFGAALCKIIPAIVILNMFASVFTLVAISIDRCVQVVLPVWAQNHRSLPMAWLVCLVIWILSFTMSLPVFLYRRFSTDHNVTSCEYQFGGHDYPSYFVDDSFYLNYEDLPNLNESQVPFMVLEDHHFGMHNQVSVDDVTITVTRMLFGFLFPLLIITACYIRLALKVQSSRFLKVGKKTTKVVYGIIVAFCVTWAPYHIIGMVLLYDQNQIVRKLNNVSVALAFSNSCINPVLYVFMGKGFKAKMSQSLWQLMESAFSEEVTKTTERSKTKSSIQNSVDL, from the coding sequence ATGTTCAATGGAAGTGATGAGAATCTTGTCCCAGCCGTATCACACTTTCATAACCAAGAGACTGTGTTCACAACACTGGTATATGTGATCACCTTTCTGGTGGGCGTCCCTGGTAATATTCTGGTGCTTTGGGTTACTGGTGTGAAGATGAAGAAAACAGTGAACATGGTTTGGTTCTGGAACCTGGCTGTGGCCGACATCATGTGCTGTCTGTCTCTTCCACTCTCCACCGTCCAGTTATATTACAAGGAATGGTTGTTCGGAGCTGCACTCTGCAAGATCATCCCGGCCATAGTCATCCTTAACATGTTTGCCAGCGTCTTCACCTTGGTGGCCATCAGCATTGACCGCTGCGTTCAGGTAGTCCTGCCGGTGTGGGCCCAGAATCACCGCAGCCTACCAATGGCCTGGCTTGTCTGCTTGGTTATCTGGATACTATCGTTCACTATGTCCTTACCCGTCTTTCTCTACAGAAGGTTCTCAACAGACCACAATGTCACCAGCTGCGAGTACCAGTTTGGCGGCCATGATTACCCCAGTTACTTTGTTGATGACAGCTTTTACTTAAATTATGAAGACCTTCCCAACCTTAATGAATCTCAAGTTCCTTTCATGGTTCTTGAAGACCACCACTTCGGTATGCACAACCAAGTCTCCGTTGATGACgtcaccataacagtgacacgtATGTTGTTTGGTTTCTTGTTCCCTCTCTTGATTATCACTGCCTGTTACATTCGTCTGGCTCTAAAAGTACAAAGCAGCAGGTTCCTTAAGGTGGGCAAAAAGACTACCAAGGTGGTCTACGGCATCATTGTGGCCTTCTGCGTGACCTGGGCACCTTACCACATCATTGGCATGGTCCTCTTGTATGATCAAAACCAAATAGTGAGGAAACTGAACAACGTCTCTGTGGCCTTGGCTTTCTCCAACAGCTGCATCAACCCAGTTCTCTACGTCTTCATGGGCAAGGGCTTCAAGGCTAAGATGAGTCAGTCTTTGTGGCAGCTCATGGAGAGCGCCTTTAGTGAAGAAGTGACTAAAACCACCGAACGTAGCAAGACTAAAAGCTCCATCCAAAACAGTGTGGACTTATAA